The following proteins are co-located in the Triticum aestivum cultivar Chinese Spring chromosome 1A, IWGSC CS RefSeq v2.1, whole genome shotgun sequence genome:
- the LOC123048899 gene encoding DNA excision repair protein ERCC-1, with the protein MDGEQGRQRPDSGKNLIKIPSYQEVFGNGAAASSSSSTPPSYNPPLPSAAAAAAGSLSSSSFSEAFSFLKSSEFYSPPPPPPQPSTAPRPPLAGATTTPSQSKNAILVSNRQKGNPLLKHIRNARWTFADIVPDYVIGQSSCALYISLRYHLLHPDYLYYRIRELQKNFKLRVILCHIDIEDVVKPLHEVTRTSLLHDCTLLCGWSLEECGRYLETIKVFENKPADSIREHTDNDYLSRFTHALTSIRRVNKTDVITLGSSFGSLSRIMDASMEELARCPGIGERKVKRLHDTFHEPFKRVTPRPNLVVPDTPDREKVSGQPSSTNDGTPEKPGTSKNKKGPDVKSALTAAFAKYSEKIRSQGREAAHEAGEGPSSSTMEGDKTKQLD; encoded by the exons ATGGACGGAGAGCAAGGTCGGCAGCGGCCTGACTCCGGCAAGAACCTCATAAAGATCCCGTCCTACCAAGAGGTCTTCGGTAACGgagccgctgcctcctcctcctcctcgacgcccccctCCTACAACCCTCCTCTCCccagcgccgccgctgccgccgccggctctttgtcgtcgtcgtcgttctccgAGGCCTTCTCCTTCCTCAAATCCTCCGAGTTCTACTCCCCTCCCCCGCCGCCTCCACAGCCATCCACCGCCCCTAG GCCGCCTTTGGCTGGCGCCACCACTACGCCGTCGCAGAGCAAGAACGCCATTCTAGTGAGCAATAGGCAG AAAGGGAACCCATTACTGAAGCACATCAGGAATGCGAGGTGGACGTTCGCTGACATCGTTCCGGACTACGTGATTGGGCAATCATCATGCGCACTATACATAAG TCTCAGGTACCATCTTCTTCACCCAGACTACTTGTACTATCGGATAAGGGAGCTCCAAAAGAATTTCAAACTCCGTGTCATCTTGTGCCATATTGATATT GAAGATGTAGTAAAGCCTTTACATGAAGTCACAAGGACATCACTGCTGCATGACTGCACCCTTCTGTGTGGTTGGAG TCTGGAGGAATGTGGCAGGTACTTGGAGACTATTAAAGTGTTTGAAAACAAGCCAGCTGACAGCATTCGCGAGCACACAGATAATGATTATTTATCTCGG TTCACTCATGCTCTTACATCGATCCGGCGTGTTAACAAAACAGATGTTATCACACTTGGTTCGTCTTTTGGG TCACTTTCCCGAATCATGGATGCTTCTATGGAAGAACTAGCTCGTTGTCCAGGAATTGGCGAGCGGAAG GTAAAGCGACTTCATGATACTTTTCATGAGCCATTTAAACGAGTTACGCCCCGCCCAAACCTCGTAGTACCTGATACTCCCGACAGAGAGAAAGTGTCTGGTCAGCCTTCATCGACCAACGATGGCACGCCGGAAAAGCCAGGCACTTCCAAGAACAAGAAAGGCCCTGATGTCAAATCGGCCCTTACTGCTGCATTTGCAAAGTACTCAGAAAAGATCCGCAGTCAGGGCCGCGAGGCGGCCCATGAGGCTGGTGAAGGTCCTAGCAGCTCAACCATGGAAGGTGACAAGACAAAACAATTAGATTAG